From the genome of Ralstonia pickettii, one region includes:
- a CDS encoding transporter substrate-binding domain-containing protein, which produces MTRITARHASRPISRRFFLHAVMAASAVAALLPGRPAHADALANIQKAGVIRVAIPNDFPPFGSLGPDLKLQGYDIDMANLVAKELGVKAELVPVTSTNRIPFLTTGKVDVVISSLGKNAERAKVIDFTQAYAPFPKSVYGPKDVSIKGPADLAGKTIGVTRGSTEDLALSAVAPASATIKRYEDNNATAQSYLIGQVQLVTVGNIVANAVNERTKLRQLDLKFPVEDTPCYVGVAKGEPALLDKVNTVITKLKTDGRLNDLSQRWIKMPLPAKL; this is translated from the coding sequence ATGACCCGCATCACTGCCCGCCACGCTTCGCGCCCCATCTCGCGTCGCTTCTTCCTCCATGCCGTCATGGCGGCCAGCGCTGTTGCGGCGTTGCTGCCCGGCCGCCCGGCACATGCCGATGCGCTGGCCAACATCCAGAAAGCCGGCGTGATCCGCGTGGCCATCCCGAACGACTTCCCGCCGTTCGGCTCGCTGGGGCCAGACCTCAAGCTGCAGGGCTATGACATCGACATGGCCAACCTCGTCGCCAAGGAACTCGGCGTCAAGGCCGAGCTGGTGCCCGTCACCAGCACCAACCGCATTCCGTTCCTCACCACGGGCAAGGTGGATGTCGTCATCTCCAGCTTGGGTAAGAACGCCGAGCGTGCCAAGGTGATCGACTTCACGCAGGCGTATGCGCCCTTCCCCAAGAGCGTGTATGGCCCGAAGGATGTGTCGATCAAGGGGCCGGCAGATCTGGCCGGCAAGACGATCGGCGTCACACGCGGCTCGACTGAAGATCTGGCGCTCTCGGCCGTTGCGCCGGCGTCGGCCACCATCAAGCGCTATGAAGACAACAACGCCACCGCGCAGAGCTACCTGATCGGCCAGGTGCAGTTGGTGACGGTGGGCAACATCGTCGCCAACGCGGTGAACGAGCGCACGAAGCTGCGCCAGCTCGACCTGAAGTTCCCCGTGGAAGACACGCCCTGCTACGTGGGTGTGGCCAAGGGCGAGCCCGCGCTGCTGGACAAGGTGAACACCGTCATCACCAAGCTGAAGACGGATGGCCGCCTGAACGATCTGTCGCAGCGCTGGATCAAGATGCCGCTGCCGGCCAAGCTTTAA
- a CDS encoding amino acid ABC transporter ATP-binding protein encodes MPLVDLCAVHKHYGNNHVLKGVDLRVEAGQVVAIIGRSGSGKSTLLRSINGLEAIDDGQIVVDNAVLQGSQATPARLRALRLNVGMVFQQFNLFPHLTAGQNVALSPVVVKGMKKADANDLARQMLVKVGLADKFDAYPDQLSGGQQQRVAIARALAMQPKVLLCDEITSALDPELVNEVLAVVKQLAAEGMTLIMVTHEMRFARDVGDQLVFMHQGLIHESGPAKEVFASPKTAELAAFIGAVQ; translated from the coding sequence ATGCCGCTCGTTGATCTTTGCGCCGTACACAAGCATTACGGCAACAACCACGTTCTCAAGGGCGTCGACCTGCGCGTGGAGGCCGGCCAGGTGGTCGCCATCATTGGGCGCAGCGGCTCGGGCAAGAGCACGCTGCTGCGGTCCATCAACGGGCTGGAAGCGATTGACGACGGGCAGATCGTCGTGGACAACGCGGTGCTCCAGGGCTCGCAGGCCACGCCCGCGCGGTTGCGCGCGCTGCGCCTGAACGTCGGCATGGTGTTCCAGCAGTTCAACCTGTTTCCGCACCTCACAGCCGGCCAGAACGTGGCGCTGTCGCCCGTGGTGGTCAAGGGCATGAAGAAGGCCGACGCCAACGACCTCGCGCGTCAGATGCTCGTCAAGGTGGGCCTGGCCGATAAGTTCGATGCGTACCCCGACCAGCTCAGCGGCGGCCAGCAGCAGCGCGTGGCCATTGCCCGCGCGCTGGCCATGCAGCCGAAGGTGCTGCTGTGCGACGAGATCACCTCCGCGCTCGATCCGGAACTGGTGAACGAAGTGCTGGCCGTGGTGAAGCAGCTCGCCGCCGAAGGCATGACGCTGATCATGGTCACGCACGAGATGCGCTTCGCCCGTGACGTGGGCGACCAGCTCGTCTTCATGCACCAGGGGCTGATCCATGAAAGCGGGCCGGCCAAAGAGGTGTTTGCCAGCCCCAAGACGGCGGAACTGGCGGCGTTCATTGGCGCGGTGCAGTGA
- a CDS encoding FadR/GntR family transcriptional regulator has protein sequence MHSIPSSVAQALQQRILSGEYPSGSRLPPQRELAESLGVSRASLREALTVLETLGLVDILPSRGVVVRGQTFGAEGANAERMHRPFATPALGTLSPRQLIELRLVLEPGWTALAAARMHAAGLRHLQWLQQQLAHALERNDLLSAAEADLHFHLLLAQLSGNPGLMAMAGQLEHAIGHSLRLPFARNGADDHPAHEHDAIVQAIAAGDVAASAEAMRAHLLSAARRSGIDLTAPPATPEPMQHEPASFRLASIS, from the coding sequence ATGCACAGCATTCCATCCTCCGTCGCGCAAGCACTCCAGCAACGCATCCTGAGTGGCGAGTACCCCAGTGGCAGCCGCCTGCCGCCGCAGCGTGAGCTGGCGGAAAGCCTGGGCGTGAGCCGCGCGTCGTTGCGCGAGGCGCTCACCGTGCTCGAAACGCTGGGCCTGGTGGACATCCTCCCCAGCCGGGGCGTGGTGGTGCGCGGCCAGACGTTTGGCGCAGAAGGGGCGAATGCCGAGCGCATGCACCGGCCGTTTGCCACGCCGGCGCTGGGCACGCTGTCGCCGCGTCAGTTGATCGAGCTGCGCCTGGTGCTGGAGCCCGGCTGGACGGCGCTGGCTGCCGCGCGCATGCATGCCGCCGGCCTGCGCCACCTGCAGTGGCTGCAGCAGCAGTTGGCCCACGCGCTGGAGCGCAATGATTTGCTGAGCGCGGCAGAGGCGGATTTGCACTTCCACCTGCTGCTGGCGCAGTTGTCCGGCAACCCCGGGTTGATGGCGATGGCCGGCCAGTTGGAACACGCCATCGGCCACAGCCTGCGCCTGCCCTTTGCCCGCAACGGCGCAGACGACCACCCCGCGCACGAGCACGACGCCATCGTGCAGGCCATTGCCGCGGGCGATGTCGCCGCCAGCGCAGAGGCCATGCGCGCGCATCTGCTGTCGGCCGCGCGCCGCAGCGGCATTGATCTGACTGCGCCGCCCGCCACGCCCGAACCCATGCAGCACGAACCGGCTTCGTTTCGCCTCGCCTCGATTTCCTGA
- a CDS encoding amino acid ABC transporter permease: MIADIPLLPILLKLGEGLLATLMLSLMAFALGGTAGLVVLFARVGRNATLQRVSKAYIQLFQNTPLLMQMFIVFFGASMAGFEMSPWTAAAIGLTLYTSAYLAEVWRGCVEAIPRGQWEASSSLAMGYFQQMRHVVLPQAVRLSIAPTVGFSVQIVKGTAVASIIGFEDLSKLGSVLANATFQPFLIYGLVAIGYFALCWPLSLYASHLEKKLYAAR, encoded by the coding sequence ATGATCGCCGACATCCCTCTGTTGCCCATACTCCTCAAGCTGGGTGAGGGGCTGCTTGCCACGCTCATGCTGTCGCTCATGGCCTTTGCGCTGGGCGGCACCGCCGGCCTGGTGGTGCTGTTTGCCCGTGTGGGGCGCAACGCCACGCTGCAGCGCGTGAGCAAGGCGTACATCCAGCTCTTCCAGAACACGCCGCTGCTCATGCAGATGTTCATCGTGTTCTTTGGTGCGTCCATGGCGGGGTTCGAGATGTCGCCGTGGACGGCTGCCGCCATCGGACTGACGCTGTACACCAGCGCCTATCTGGCCGAGGTGTGGCGCGGCTGTGTCGAGGCCATTCCGCGCGGGCAGTGGGAGGCGTCTTCCAGCCTGGCGATGGGCTACTTCCAGCAGATGCGCCACGTGGTGCTGCCGCAGGCGGTGCGCCTGTCGATTGCGCCCACCGTGGGGTTCTCCGTGCAGATCGTCAAGGGCACGGCGGTGGCCTCCATCATCGGGTTTGAAGACCTGTCCAAGCTGGGTTCGGTGCTGGCCAATGCCACCTTCCAGCCATTCCTCATCTACGGGCTGGTGGCCATTGGGTATTTCGCGCTGTGCTGGCCACTGTCTCTTTACGCCTCTCATCTGGAAAAGAAGCTCTATGCCGCTCGTTGA
- a CDS encoding amino acid ABC transporter permease produces the protein MAYQFDFGAVFSYSSQLAQGAAFTLALTAAGAVLGGAIGIAGGVCRAWRIAPFNALFKVYVEGIRNTPFLVQLMFVFFGLPSLGVQINEWQAALLTAVVNLGAYITEIVRAGIQETPRGQLEAANALAMSRWAIFRHVVLRPALQKVWPALSSQIVIVMLGTSVVSQIAAQDLTFAANFIQSRNFRAFETYLVVTALYFALALLLRHLLAWIGQRFIVGRRAPAVSAAPLATPANAAASVGDAA, from the coding sequence ATGGCCTATCAATTCGACTTTGGCGCTGTCTTCAGTTACAGCAGCCAGCTCGCGCAGGGCGCGGCATTCACGCTTGCGCTCACGGCGGCGGGCGCGGTGCTCGGTGGCGCCATCGGCATTGCCGGGGGTGTGTGCCGCGCCTGGCGCATCGCCCCGTTCAATGCGTTGTTCAAGGTGTATGTGGAGGGCATCCGCAACACGCCGTTCCTCGTGCAGTTGATGTTCGTGTTCTTCGGCTTGCCCTCGCTGGGCGTGCAGATCAACGAATGGCAGGCGGCGCTGCTCACGGCGGTGGTCAACCTGGGCGCGTACATCACAGAGATCGTGCGTGCAGGCATTCAAGAAACACCGCGCGGCCAGCTGGAAGCCGCCAACGCGCTGGCGATGAGCCGCTGGGCCATCTTCCGGCACGTGGTGCTGCGGCCCGCGCTGCAGAAGGTGTGGCCGGCGCTGAGCAGCCAGATCGTGATCGTGATGCTGGGCACGTCGGTCGTCTCGCAGATTGCTGCACAGGATCTGACCTTTGCGGCCAACTTCATCCAGTCGCGCAACTTCCGCGCGTTTGAAACCTACCTGGTGGTGACGGCGCTGTACTTTGCGCTGGCGCTGTTGCTGCGTCACTTGCTGGCCTGGATCGGGCAGCGCTTTATTGTCGGGCGCCGCGCGCCTGCGGTGTCCGCTGCACCGCTTGCTACTCCTGCCAACGCAGCCGCTTCCGTTGGAGACGCCGCATGA